TTCTGTAAGGCGTACTGCGTCCGGAAGGTGGGGTGATTTTCACCCAGACGGGCACGCTCGCCTTCGACGTAGGAGCGGTAATCGGCGTTACAGCGGCCGACCTCCTCCCAATCGAACCGGAAGTGCCGCTTGATACCGTCGGAGCGTTCCAGTTCAAGGTTGCGCGATTTGACGGTGTCGAGCAGATTGCCTTCCCGCCACGGGGTACCATAAAGGACGGTGGTAGCGTTCCTCGTGGCGGCCATGGGGCGGAAGTCGCGGTCGAACTTCTCGATGGACACGTCCTGGGCTTCGTCGACCTCGAGGAGGAGGTGGGCGGTATTGCCGACAACATTGGCCGATGGTTCGGCGGACATGAAAATGGCGCGGGCATCGCCGAGCCTGACGATGTGCCCGGATTCGATAGCGTAATCTCCGGCAAAATTCATCATATCCAGACAGTCGCAAAGCCGGCGGAGGGAGATCAAAGCCTGTGGCTTGAAAGTCGGGGCGCACTTGACGATATTCAGCGGGAACTCGAGGTATTGGGCCAGAAACCGTGCTTCCAGCCAGGCTGACAACTCGTTCTTGCCGCCCTGGCGGGCGATCTCAACGGTGAAGGTCAGCCCGCGGCGGTTCAGCACAGAGTCCTTGACGGCCTCGAAGACTTCGCGCTGGTAGGGATAAAAATCTTCAATTGTGGAAGAGGAGAAATTCATAAAGACGAAATCCTAATATCTAATTTCTAAATTCTAAATTCTAAATAAGTCCAAAATCCAAAATACAAAACACAAAATGAGCGACCGGACTATCGAAGGAGCCTAACCTGCCCCTTCCCCTCGGCTCGAAGCTGCTCGCCGTAGGAAGGGGTGTGTTTTTAAGAGGTTCCGGCTCGCATACCCAGCTCGCCGGAACCTCTAGACCGAGGCACTACCCCAGGGACGGGAAACCTATAATCCAAAAGAGCGATCAGCTGTCAGGCTTCAGCTTACAGTTCACAGTCAACGGTTAGCAGTTTTGAGTTTCCGATTGAGCCTCGGTTTGCAGGCACCGAGATTCTTCGCGATGCTCAGAAAGACAGGGTCGGGTAAGCACGGCGACCTCGGCGGCGGCATCCGGTACCGTATGCGTGGTCTTGCGATCACCGATGATCCGGCTGGCTTTATCGATCAGGACGAGGTGTCCGGAATATTTGCGGCGGACCATAGCCAGGGACAACGTTCGTACGATGTCAGAGGCAAGCTTGGGGTTCGGCGGATCAAGCTCCGACACGAACTGGAGGCACGAACGTAGGAAACCGATCTCCGCGTCAATACCTTCCAACTCGCAGGCTTCGTCGATGATATCCTGCCGGTAGAGAGGGGCTTTTCTGGAATAAAAGCCGTGAACGCGAGCGTTCTGGTTGCCGGGCTGGCCGCCGCGGCGGGGTGGAGGGACTGTTTCGCGTTGGGTGGCACTTGGCAGGGAGTCATGAGCCGTGAGTCCAGATTCCGGGGGATTTGCTATATTCAGTTGTTGGGTAGTACCTGTGTTCTGATTCATGACAAGAATTATAGCACACGTGTACTCTCAAGCTGTCAAGCGTTTCGTGTCGTTTTTGGTGCCATTTCCAAAAAATATTTTTACGACAAACCGTTCAACGAAATGAGGCCAGTAGAAAGAGGGAATATCGCTCTGGATATTAGGCGATCAAGGGTAGATCGAGTTCTTGAAAAATTCGACGGCTTAAGGTTTCAGCCTGTTTGTGATCGAAAGTGCGGTTGAGTAGTTCCTGATTGATCTTCTGGAAAAGGTCTTTTAGGTAAGATTCATAATTCTGAACCGCTCTTGATACTAAGGCTTCGGCTTTTTCAGTTTCTTTGGGAGATAGTGACTCTATGTAAGGCAAACATATGACATACTCGCCGGGCTTCCGCGCGTAAATGATGTACTTAGCCGCTGCGATGCTGGGGGCATCATAGTCATATCCAGAGCCATCAATAACGCGCTGTCGACCCATAAAATAATGCCCAAACTTTAGAGGCGCGTTAGGCACTTGAACGCTCATGCAATCCTGCGGTTTGGGTTTGCAAGTCAGGAAGTCATCCGGGAAAGTCTTGATGCCCTCCGCGATCAAGTCCTTGGATACTTGCTCAACAAGTTCTCCAATATTCCTGATGACTTTCGCCTGCTTCTGCTTTTTTCGCATGGCAGCAAGATCGATACGCTCTCGTACCAATTCAGTAAGGCTGTCATAAACGTGACGAAGATATTTGGCCGGATCGAGCCCCAAAGCCTCCAAAATCAAACCGTCCAGTTGTTGGCGGTCTTTCAACTTGATTTCTTCGAAAATGGGTTTGACTGGACGTTTGGTTACCTTCTGGAAAGCCTCTAATATTTGAATACGCTTTTCCAAAGTGATCAACTGGATTTTGGGGACAAGTAACTCATCAATTTCAGGGCCTATAAATTTCAGAACACCTTCGCCAAGATTCGTACGACCGTGTGTCTGTACCAAGAGGGAATTTAACGAAGAATTCAACCACGCAGAAAGAATATCCTTATTGGCGGCTATTTTGGAAGAACCCTGAAAGAAAACATCACTTACCAACACACCATCTTCATTAATCGGGAAGAATGTTCGTTCTCCTTGAAATGCGATAACAAAAAAATCCGAAAAGGTAATATCATCCAGAGACCACCAATGGGTTCTTCCACGAACTGACGGAACGTCTGGATACGGAATTCCTGAGGGAGTAATTTGTTTTTCGGAATATTCTATGTATTTCAATGCTCCTAACTTACGTCTTCTACGGAGCTCTTCCTTACTCAGATTACATACGAAAAGTCTCGTCGAAGTTAAATACTTGTTTACATATATGCGCGATAAATTGCGTGGGGATTTGATAATTGGTAATAAATAATCATCTTCAATACCAAAATGCTCTATCGTACTTGAAGACGGATAGAAGAATTCGTTAATACCCGTTTTAATACCAAATTTTATATCGCTCACTTCGCGAAGGGGTAAAAATTTATCATTATTTTGTTCAAATAAATCAAAATAAACCTGTGGTGCACGTAAATATTGGCCCCATTTAGCTGTCTTTTTTTCTTTCAACAGTTGGTTTTTAAGGTCACTCTGTTTGACAAAACGAATACGAAAATCATCGTCATCAGCAGTCCCCACGTCGTTCAACGTGCATTTCCGTGAAGCCCCGTCGATAACGTAGCAATGTTTATCCGCGGCACCCTCTATCTGTTGAACTAAACCGTCCAAACCATACCAGCGTTTTGCGGGGTCAACCTTTGGGTCCCAAGGAATAAGATCGGCCAGCTTCTTTTTGATTTTGACGAAGCTAACGATGTTTTCATCCCGGTTCTTTGAATTCGAACAGCGTTCGAGGACGGTAACAACCGTGTTAACCGCTGCGTCCTCAAACCACGGCTCGCACCGGGACTCTAGGACAGCGACAATCTTGAAGTTATTAACCATGTACTTCTGAAGTTCGTATCCATAGGCTACATCAAGCCATGAATTTGACGTGATGAAGCCCATACGGCCGCCTTCTTTAATGAAGCGGCCGCAGTGGAAATAAAGATATGCGTAGATATCAGCCTGGCCAGAAAGATTCAAGTCAATGTCATCGAAGACGGCATAGGGATTGCGATTCAACTCTGCGACAATGGTTTCCCGATTGCCTTGAATATCGAATGCGTCAGGATATGCAGACAACCAGTCGTTCTTTATAACCTGCTCGAGCTTAGCTTTGTAACCTTTTTCCAGTTTCTCGATGAGTTCCTGCCGGATAAATGGGAAGTTGCCAACTGCGGCATCAAAAAGGGGAATTGCCTCTTTTATTTTGGTAATGCCGGAGCTTGGATCTACTTTTGGTGGAGGAAAATCAAAAGAATCTCCAGGATTGATCTCAAAGAAATCTTTGACGATAATCCGCGGGAAATTGGCGTAATTCGAAAGGTCCTGGCGGAAAAGGTTGATAGTCGCAAGTTCGGCGGGGAAATGGGCAATATCAACGCCCCAAATCTGAGGCAATAGGCGTTTATGGTCAACAAGCCCCAGGTGGCGCATTTTTTTGTTATAAGCACGCAGCAAGAAGGTGCCGGTGCCGCAGGTTGGATCAAGAACTTTATCATCACGCTCGCGGACGCAAAAAGCGAGAACCAAATCCACGAGGTTTTCTGGTGTGAAATACTGGCCCAATTGATGACGTTCCGTCTGCGGGATCAGTTTTTCAAATACAGCGCCAATAACGTCATGGGGCATGTGGCTGAAGCTAAACCTTTTCAGATCGATAAGTAGAGAATCAATTTCACGAATAGCTGAGTCTGGCATCTCGATCTCATCCGGTAAGCCTTCTTCGAAGACGGCATGCCAGTCAACGTCGCGGGCGTAGGAGAATACCTCTTTCAGATGTTCGCGGGCTTCTCTGCCAGTCAACCCGCCGATACCGAGTTCCGGCAGACGTTCCCGCCATTGTTTTTGAAGCGTCAGATAAAAGAGAATTCGCACTAGCAAACGATAGATGATCTGTTTGGCGACTGCTTGATAGAAATTAGCAGCGGTGACGTTAGCTATACCTTGCTTGGTGCCCCATGC
This is a stretch of genomic DNA from Dehalogenimonas etheniformans. It encodes these proteins:
- a CDS encoding HsdM family class I SAM-dependent methyltransferase — its product is MPDVKSNEREFSSQVVSWLNEFISTGTYPFKDVTGETSIRTVGETTKFPDVQIWLDRSAKQGFCGWELKTPATRADDPELLEAAAAKARAMNADQFVTWNMRHAILWRTPQPLIPVSSSDRVKEYPSIVISLPDDMWTDRLTAARLKERAAEILNDLKTLYFDHTLHQIEADTNFFVGRLSKAVEALFPVLRDALLQRVGGDSKFRQSLQAWGTKQGIANVTAANFYQAVAKQIIYRLLVRILFYLTLQKQWRERLPELGIGGLTGREAREHLKEVFSYARDVDWHAVFEEGLPDEIEMPDSAIREIDSLLIDLKRFSFSHMPHDVIGAVFEKLIPQTERHQLGQYFTPENLVDLVLAFCVRERDDKVLDPTCGTGTFLLRAYNKKMRHLGLVDHKRLLPQIWGVDIAHFPAELATINLFRQDLSNYANFPRIIVKDFFEINPGDSFDFPPPKVDPSSGITKIKEAIPLFDAAVGNFPFIRQELIEKLEKGYKAKLEQVIKNDWLSAYPDAFDIQGNRETIVAELNRNPYAVFDDIDLNLSGQADIYAYLYFHCGRFIKEGGRMGFITSNSWLDVAYGYELQKYMVNNFKIVAVLESRCEPWFEDAAVNTVVTVLERCSNSKNRDENIVSFVKIKKKLADLIPWDPKVDPAKRWYGLDGLVQQIEGAADKHCYVIDGASRKCTLNDVGTADDDDFRIRFVKQSDLKNQLLKEKKTAKWGQYLRAPQVYFDLFEQNNDKFLPLREVSDIKFGIKTGINEFFYPSSSTIEHFGIEDDYLLPIIKSPRNLSRIYVNKYLTSTRLFVCNLSKEELRRRRKLGALKYIEYSEKQITPSGIPYPDVPSVRGRTHWWSLDDITFSDFFVIAFQGERTFFPINEDGVLVSDVFFQGSSKIAANKDILSAWLNSSLNSLLVQTHGRTNLGEGVLKFIGPEIDELLVPKIQLITLEKRIQILEAFQKVTKRPVKPIFEEIKLKDRQQLDGLILEALGLDPAKYLRHVYDSLTELVRERIDLAAMRKKQKQAKVIRNIGELVEQVSKDLIAEGIKTFPDDFLTCKPKPQDCMSVQVPNAPLKFGHYFMGRQRVIDGSGYDYDAPSIAAAKYIIYARKPGEYVICLPYIESLSPKETEKAEALVSRAVQNYESYLKDLFQKINQELLNRTFDHKQAETLSRRIFQELDLPLIA